A part of Terriglobus roseus genomic DNA contains:
- a CDS encoding FUSC family protein, whose translation MKTERPFTQRIQDIVSHRENGIRKGARLILAYALAVGLSLLSAHNIHPSLASPAALSLCSGLALWACVSESAVDKRTSLQHAALLVTIGTVTAALLFSSTKYLHYGQHSFTELPLVLGAFCVAGLRVYGDLATGIGSQIYIGLLLAQSNIANFSWTGDGPWIFLIALTAATLPQLLLHGDMEITRGHEIHQTESAAQPMWLNAFLLGLQSAIPAILILMLAPVFHLREPSWAITAAAYVVSAYSLGTADRIRRRIVGTVIGVPLGLLFLVFGTKEHLILWGGVAIGMLIYALSLPERYDIACAAYAFVLMLTMIASGERSVSLLASRVWETLLGCGLAALTMTGMSWLKRKPAGWLQPEAL comes from the coding sequence ATGAAGACCGAACGGCCATTCACGCAACGAATTCAGGACATCGTAAGCCATCGTGAAAACGGCATACGAAAAGGTGCGCGCCTTATTCTTGCCTATGCTCTGGCTGTGGGACTGTCTCTACTTTCCGCGCACAATATCCATCCCTCGCTCGCCTCCCCCGCAGCACTAAGCCTTTGCAGTGGACTCGCCTTATGGGCCTGCGTAAGCGAATCCGCCGTCGATAAAAGAACTTCCCTGCAGCATGCAGCACTGCTCGTTACGATCGGCACCGTTACAGCAGCCCTGCTGTTTTCGAGCACGAAATATCTCCACTACGGCCAACACTCATTTACCGAACTACCGCTAGTGTTAGGAGCGTTCTGCGTCGCCGGACTTCGGGTGTATGGAGATCTTGCCACCGGAATCGGTTCGCAAATCTACATCGGTCTCCTGCTTGCGCAGAGTAATATCGCAAACTTCTCCTGGACAGGCGATGGCCCCTGGATCTTTCTAATCGCGCTGACAGCAGCCACACTTCCGCAACTACTACTGCATGGAGACATGGAGATCACACGTGGACATGAGATACATCAAACAGAAAGCGCTGCCCAGCCCATGTGGTTAAACGCCTTTCTATTAGGTCTCCAATCAGCCATCCCTGCAATCCTGATACTGATGCTGGCCCCGGTCTTTCACCTACGCGAACCGTCCTGGGCAATTACGGCCGCTGCTTACGTGGTCTCGGCATATTCGTTGGGCACTGCGGATCGAATCCGTCGTCGGATCGTGGGCACCGTGATCGGTGTTCCTCTCGGCTTACTGTTCCTCGTCTTCGGCACAAAGGAACACCTCATCCTTTGGGGAGGAGTCGCAATCGGCATGCTGATATACGCACTCAGTCTTCCCGAACGCTATGACATTGCCTGTGCGGCCTACGCCTTTGTGCTAATGCTGACCATGATTGCCAGCGGCGAACGATCCGTCAGTCTTCTCGCTTCA
- a CDS encoding peptidylprolyl isomerase, which produces MRYTFSMRLQILTAVAFVTTLSSSAMAQSAVLDTSMGRINCHLFADQKPATTAMFVGLAKGTIAWDGGSGKPFYDGTVLRGSSGAISGGLRPGVVVKAAGDTPLEDPGDRKFDAPGLLAMVGEKGKMTPRFTILDHANAESDSPNRSIFGLCDAASVKVVEEISHRLTSADNDPSAAVKLLRVSIVDDGSSVPPPLAPAPLPPVVQAKLQGPEPTGRVAVFHTSMGNLTCRMFEKESPIAVQTFMSLADGAKDWTNPKTHSVEHGVRFYDGMIFDRVLPDFVIQTGDITNDPSGATDIGFRFRNEDTPGLTYDRPGRLAFGNNGKDTNNSELFFSEHPMHRLDGGFTIIGQCDEASIKRIEAIARVPRDEHNRPLTPVVIRSVMIRK; this is translated from the coding sequence GTGCGATATACCTTTTCCATGCGCCTTCAGATTCTTACTGCCGTGGCTTTTGTCACGACTCTTTCGTCAAGCGCGATGGCACAGTCAGCGGTGTTGGACACTTCCATGGGCCGTATTAACTGTCACCTGTTCGCAGATCAGAAGCCCGCGACTACCGCTATGTTCGTTGGCCTAGCGAAAGGCACCATCGCATGGGATGGTGGTAGTGGGAAACCTTTCTACGACGGTACGGTGCTTCGTGGCAGCTCTGGTGCCATATCCGGTGGCTTGCGGCCCGGCGTTGTCGTGAAGGCGGCTGGAGACACTCCGCTGGAAGATCCGGGAGACCGCAAGTTTGATGCGCCGGGCTTGCTCGCGATGGTGGGTGAGAAAGGGAAGATGACTCCCCGGTTCACGATTCTGGATCATGCGAATGCAGAGTCCGATTCTCCAAATCGTTCCATTTTCGGTTTGTGTGATGCAGCGTCTGTGAAGGTCGTGGAGGAGATTTCGCATCGACTCACGTCAGCAGATAATGATCCCTCTGCAGCTGTGAAACTACTTCGCGTGTCGATTGTGGACGATGGTTCATCGGTCCCGCCACCGTTGGCTCCAGCGCCATTGCCGCCCGTTGTGCAAGCGAAGCTGCAGGGGCCAGAACCCACCGGGCGCGTGGCGGTCTTTCATACCTCCATGGGCAATCTGACCTGCCGTATGTTTGAAAAGGAATCGCCTATTGCTGTGCAGACCTTTATGAGTTTGGCAGACGGAGCGAAGGATTGGACGAACCCTAAAACGCATTCCGTGGAGCATGGTGTGCGCTTCTACGATGGCATGATCTTCGATCGAGTTCTGCCGGATTTCGTTATTCAGACAGGCGACATTACCAACGATCCAAGCGGCGCGACCGATATTGGATTTCGCTTTAGGAATGAAGACACGCCGGGACTTACTTATGACCGCCCGGGACGCCTGGCCTTTGGAAACAATGGCAAAGATACCAATAACAGCGAACTGTTTTTCTCAGAGCATCCCATGCATCGCCTAGACGGCGGGTTCACCATCATCGGACAGTGTGACGAGGCTTCTATAAAACGTATTGAGGCCATCGCCCGTGTGCCGCGGGATGAACACAACCGTCCGCTAACACCTGTTGTCATTCGCAGCGTGATGATTCGTAAGTAA
- a CDS encoding S41 family peptidase has translation MSTRTRRAVVSLSLFFATCAVGGSLVNNSVNAQSTTDESAVRDSLHQFTDVYSLVEQNYADKLDQDHVDKIIYDGAIPSMLHVLDPHSNFYDPKAYAQMREDQHGRYYGVGMHIQPQLNKDGVQRVVVIDTFDGSPAFKSGIRPGDAILTIDGKNADGMDSLAVSNLLKGAKGTHVTVQMLREGQDKPISFDLVRDEIPRPSVDLADFIRPGIGYIHVTQFMETTSHEVGDALAKFGPDLQGLIIDLRGNPGGLLNEAVAMSDKFLTKGDIVVSQKGRSFQDVVYRANHGEQGKRYPIIVLVNRNTASAAEIVSGALQDHDRALIVGETTFGKGLVQTVFQIAENTGLALTTYHYYTPSGRLIQRDYNGVSLYDYYYVRNDAKPADKSNLEVKQTDSGRTVYGGGGITPDEKIESPRANSFQGTMLSHGVFFEYMKRYLAHHTVSKDFTVDDAVMADFKNYLKSEKIDYTDADFNTNQAWLKTNIRSQLFISQFGANAGFKVARDEDPALAKALTFMPEALALEERSDKSRETKTASIK, from the coding sequence ATGTCCACACGCACCCGCCGCGCCGTAGTTTCTCTCTCGCTGTTCTTCGCCACGTGCGCGGTCGGCGGCTCGCTGGTGAACAACAGCGTGAACGCCCAGTCCACCACGGACGAGAGCGCAGTACGCGACAGCCTGCATCAGTTCACTGACGTCTACTCCCTGGTGGAGCAGAATTATGCGGACAAGCTGGACCAGGATCACGTCGACAAGATCATCTATGACGGCGCGATTCCGAGCATGCTCCACGTGCTGGACCCGCACTCCAACTTCTACGATCCAAAGGCTTACGCGCAAATGCGCGAGGACCAGCACGGCCGTTACTACGGCGTGGGCATGCACATCCAGCCGCAACTTAATAAGGACGGCGTGCAGCGTGTAGTCGTAATCGACACGTTCGACGGTTCGCCAGCTTTCAAATCCGGCATCCGCCCCGGCGACGCCATTCTGACCATCGACGGCAAGAATGCTGATGGCATGGATTCCCTCGCGGTCAGCAATCTGCTGAAGGGCGCCAAGGGAACGCACGTCACCGTTCAGATGTTGCGTGAAGGTCAGGACAAGCCCATTAGCTTCGATCTGGTACGCGATGAAATTCCACGCCCCTCAGTCGATCTGGCGGACTTTATCCGTCCGGGCATTGGTTATATTCATGTCACGCAATTCATGGAAACCACCTCGCATGAGGTGGGCGATGCCCTAGCCAAGTTTGGCCCCGATCTCCAAGGTCTGATCATCGACCTCCGCGGAAACCCCGGCGGCTTGCTGAATGAAGCCGTGGCCATGAGCGACAAGTTCCTGACCAAGGGAGACATCGTCGTCAGCCAGAAGGGACGCAGCTTCCAGGATGTTGTTTACCGTGCCAACCACGGCGAACAGGGCAAGCGTTACCCCATCATCGTTCTGGTGAACCGCAACACAGCATCGGCTGCGGAGATCGTCTCCGGTGCGTTGCAGGATCATGACCGCGCTCTGATCGTTGGCGAAACCACCTTCGGCAAGGGTCTGGTACAGACGGTTTTCCAGATCGCCGAAAACACCGGCCTCGCCTTAACGACCTATCACTACTACACACCGAGCGGACGCCTCATCCAGCGTGATTACAACGGTGTTTCGCTCTACGACTATTACTACGTTCGCAACGACGCCAAGCCAGCCGACAAGTCGAACCTTGAGGTAAAGCAGACGGATAGCGGTCGTACTGTCTACGGCGGTGGCGGCATCACGCCGGACGAGAAGATCGAGTCGCCTCGTGCGAACTCATTCCAGGGCACGATGCTGTCGCACGGTGTCTTCTTCGAATACATGAAGCGCTACCTCGCTCATCACACTGTATCGAAGGACTTCACCGTGGATGATGCCGTCATGGCCGACTTCAAGAACTATCTGAAGTCTGAGAAGATCGACTACACCGACGCCGACTTCAATACGAATCAGGCATGGCTGAAGACCAACATCCGTAGCCAGCTCTTCATCTCGCAGTTCGGCGCAAACGCCGGTTTCAAGGTTGCTCGCGACGAAGACCCGGCCCTCGCCAAGGCACTTACTTTCATGCCGGAAGCATTGGCGTTGGAAGAGCGCAGCGATAAGTCTCGCGAGACCAAGACAGCCAGCATCAAGTAA
- a CDS encoding peptidylprolyl isomerase — protein MTELNRLFRAGIYAGVLLSTAAVAVAQTAPQNMPRPRYQSPGVPQAQQIAEPTPQFSLPVTPSITPNATVVEDIVVRVNDQIISRSDVERAEQQLQQELASSRGNGGDPAERQKNLLRDLIDQQLLLSKGKELGLNPDAEVVRRMDEIRKQNNFPSMEALEAAIRQQGLSVEDFKANIRNNIVTSEVIRDEVGRSLSGKISGPALREYYDQHKADFAQPEQVRLSEILVPTAANADDTQVEAAQKSSQAIYDKLKGGADFAATAKSSSGGPTAAQGGDLGQFKHGALAQVLEDKTFPLPVGSFTEPIRTRQGYVILKVTEHQQAGSPPLDQIEGDVQNAMYQEAIQPALRTYLTKLREDAYLDVRQGFVDSGASSKQTKPVFSAYVPPAPKKKQVEKQRMDARKSAQILAAATPATQELDKHGKPKKIKREKVRYGQAPRTALPEGTADGDAANAATSAAAPGQAISPLQESTNTVAANAPDETDAMAPKPEKQAKTRYASREVEVKQKKVSVQKAKVIEKAKATPVAATSGEKQDKTVQSGALGLNGSTADKKKKPKRQKGEPKERLQEKTVEKPAPLDDNGLPDRLHQVNGPAKPATDNSTAAGTPTKPAADTTQPAPPANRQ, from the coding sequence ATGACCGAATTGAACAGGCTGTTCCGCGCCGGTATTTATGCCGGAGTTCTTCTCTCCACCGCTGCCGTGGCCGTTGCGCAAACCGCGCCGCAGAACATGCCGCGTCCGCGTTACCAGTCGCCGGGTGTACCGCAGGCCCAACAGATTGCCGAACCAACGCCGCAGTTCTCACTGCCTGTCACGCCCTCCATCACGCCGAATGCGACGGTGGTGGAAGACATTGTGGTTCGTGTCAATGACCAGATCATTTCGCGGTCTGACGTGGAACGTGCCGAGCAGCAGTTGCAGCAGGAACTTGCATCCAGCCGCGGCAACGGGGGCGATCCCGCCGAGCGCCAAAAGAACCTCCTCCGTGACCTCATCGATCAGCAATTGCTGCTGTCGAAGGGCAAGGAACTTGGCCTGAATCCGGATGCCGAAGTCGTTCGTCGCATGGACGAAATCCGCAAGCAGAACAACTTCCCGTCAATGGAAGCGCTAGAAGCAGCCATTCGTCAGCAGGGGCTTTCGGTAGAGGATTTCAAGGCAAACATCCGCAACAACATCGTCACCAGCGAAGTGATCCGCGATGAAGTGGGTCGTAGCCTGAGTGGCAAGATCTCTGGCCCGGCTCTGCGCGAATATTATGACCAGCACAAGGCCGACTTTGCCCAGCCCGAACAGGTGCGGCTCTCGGAAATCCTTGTTCCTACTGCTGCAAACGCAGACGATACCCAGGTTGAAGCAGCGCAGAAGTCATCACAGGCCATTTACGACAAGCTGAAGGGCGGCGCGGATTTTGCGGCCACCGCTAAGTCTTCGTCGGGCGGCCCCACTGCGGCACAGGGCGGCGATCTGGGCCAGTTTAAGCATGGTGCGTTGGCTCAAGTGCTGGAAGACAAGACGTTTCCGCTGCCCGTGGGCAGCTTTACTGAGCCCATCCGCACCCGCCAGGGCTACGTCATCCTGAAGGTTACGGAGCATCAGCAGGCAGGCTCGCCGCCGCTGGATCAGATTGAAGGCGATGTGCAGAACGCGATGTATCAGGAAGCGATTCAGCCTGCTCTGCGCACGTACCTGACCAAGTTGCGTGAAGACGCTTACCTGGATGTGCGTCAGGGATTCGTGGACAGTGGCGCCAGCTCGAAGCAAACGAAGCCTGTGTTCTCGGCATATGTGCCGCCTGCTCCGAAAAAGAAGCAGGTAGAAAAGCAACGTATGGATGCGCGTAAGAGTGCGCAGATTCTCGCTGCCGCAACCCCGGCTACGCAGGAGCTGGACAAGCACGGCAAGCCCAAGAAGATTAAGCGCGAAAAGGTTCGCTACGGTCAGGCACCGCGCACTGCGTTGCCGGAAGGCACGGCCGATGGCGATGCAGCAAACGCAGCCACCAGTGCCGCCGCGCCTGGACAGGCCATTAGCCCACTGCAGGAGTCCACGAACACCGTTGCAGCGAATGCTCCGGATGAGACGGATGCGATGGCCCCCAAGCCAGAGAAGCAGGCAAAGACGCGTTACGCCAGTCGCGAAGTGGAAGTAAAGCAGAAGAAGGTGAGCGTTCAGAAGGCCAAGGTCATTGAAAAGGCCAAGGCGACGCCGGTTGCTGCAACCTCTGGTGAGAAGCAGGATAAGACTGTGCAATCCGGTGCTCTCGGTCTGAATGGCAGCACGGCAGACAAGAAGAAAAAGCCGAAGCGTCAGAAGGGCGAACCGAAGGAACGCCTGCAGGAGAAGACGGTTGAGAAGCCAGCGCCGCTGGATGACAATGGTCTTCCTGACCGTCTGCATCAGGTTAACGGTCCGGCCAAGCCTGCAACTGACAACAGCACTGCTGCAGGGACTCCGACCAAACCCGCAGCAGATACGACACAGCCTGCTCCTCCTGCCAACAGGCAATAG
- a CDS encoding HEAT repeat domain-containing protein: MRKMILLSLLALPLAAQQPKIQNGQFSVASTSNLTSEINTLKASNAVAWVAYTIPTSRRIQNGWNSDSVAYLEGDHDRERDDQNDSTHETYRALLLLRIADHAVQTVRVEDPERKLDAGGTKVEFLPTVDPAQSVATLQALAEGATSNKLRDSSIFAVSLHSSPATVPALIALASANHDLAVREKAAFWLSTQHGKEALPTLDTWLRDDKDDRFREKLTFDLTLTHQPSATDILIRTAHQDASPKVRKQAQFWMANIAGKRVAGSLSDAAENDPDEGVRKSAVFALSRLPNGEGTPRLIELAQNNKDAVVRKQAVFWLGQSNDPKALEYLTQLVKR, translated from the coding sequence ATGCGCAAAATGATCTTGTTGTCCCTACTCGCTCTTCCACTCGCGGCGCAGCAGCCCAAAATTCAGAACGGACAATTCAGCGTTGCATCCACGTCAAATCTGACGAGTGAGATCAATACACTCAAGGCTTCGAATGCGGTCGCATGGGTGGCCTATACGATTCCGACTTCGCGCAGAATTCAGAACGGTTGGAACTCTGACAGCGTGGCATACCTTGAGGGCGATCACGACCGTGAAAGAGATGATCAGAACGACAGCACTCATGAGACCTATCGCGCCTTGCTTTTGCTTCGTATCGCCGATCATGCCGTACAAACTGTTCGAGTGGAAGATCCGGAACGCAAACTGGATGCAGGCGGAACAAAGGTAGAGTTTCTGCCAACCGTTGATCCTGCGCAAAGCGTGGCTACGCTGCAAGCACTGGCCGAAGGAGCCACGTCAAACAAACTGCGCGACAGCTCAATCTTCGCCGTCAGCCTTCACAGCTCGCCTGCTACTGTTCCTGCTCTCATAGCGCTTGCCTCTGCTAACCATGATCTTGCGGTCCGTGAAAAGGCAGCATTCTGGCTCAGCACACAGCACGGCAAAGAGGCATTGCCTACGCTCGATACCTGGCTGCGCGACGATAAGGATGATCGTTTTCGCGAGAAGCTCACTTTCGACCTTACGTTAACTCACCAGCCATCGGCCACGGACATTCTGATCCGCACAGCACATCAGGATGCGTCACCAAAGGTACGTAAGCAGGCGCAATTCTGGATGGCAAACATTGCTGGCAAGCGCGTCGCCGGAAGCCTGAGTGATGCAGCAGAAAACGACCCCGATGAGGGTGTGCGCAAATCTGCAGTGTTTGCTTTGTCAAGATTGCCGAACGGAGAAGGTACTCCGCGCCTGATTGAACTGGCGCAGAACAACAAGGACGCTGTCGTTCGCAAGCAAGCTGTCTTCTGGCTAGGTCAGTCCAACGATCCCAAGGCATTGGAGTACCTGACACAGCTAGTAAAGCGATAA
- a CDS encoding HEAT repeat domain-containing protein: protein MKLNLRTTCLLIACCTTPLMHAATAEPSATVSAEDDYTRGTQALDQQRWQDAITSFDRVVEAKGKKADAALYWKAYALNKLGRDELVSSTCSQLQTSFASSSWNKDCAALTVAHGASTAEARADRDSRRSTVGSDADLKALALNSLLNRDPAQALPLVRNILTGNNSPELKQRALTMLAQNASPDAQALVRDVATGKVAPEEQKQAIRMMGVFQGKRANDTLAEIYHSSNDRSIKRTVISSLFISGDAPRMVELARNEKDLSLKHDIVSQLALMKDKAATDYMMELLK from the coding sequence ATGAAACTCAACCTTCGCACAACATGCCTTCTGATTGCGTGCTGCACTACTCCGCTCATGCACGCAGCCACTGCCGAGCCGTCTGCCACAGTATCTGCAGAAGACGATTACACACGCGGCACACAAGCGTTAGATCAGCAGCGGTGGCAGGATGCCATTACCAGCTTTGACCGTGTTGTGGAAGCGAAGGGCAAAAAGGCGGATGCTGCCCTGTATTGGAAAGCGTATGCGTTAAACAAACTTGGCCGCGATGAGCTAGTAAGCAGCACATGCTCACAATTGCAAACGAGTTTTGCCAGCAGCAGCTGGAACAAGGACTGCGCTGCGCTTACTGTTGCACACGGTGCTTCCACCGCAGAAGCCAGGGCTGATCGAGACTCACGGCGCAGCACCGTCGGGTCCGATGCAGATCTAAAAGCCCTCGCATTGAACTCCCTGCTGAACCGAGATCCCGCGCAAGCGCTCCCTCTCGTTCGTAATATCCTTACCGGCAATAACTCACCAGAATTGAAACAAAGAGCTCTCACCATGCTCGCGCAGAATGCTTCACCGGATGCGCAGGCGCTGGTGCGGGATGTAGCGACAGGTAAGGTCGCTCCGGAAGAACAGAAACAAGCCATCCGGATGATGGGTGTCTTTCAAGGCAAGCGGGCCAATGACACTCTTGCAGAGATCTATCACTCGTCGAATGACCGTTCGATCAAGCGGACAGTGATCTCCTCGCTGTTCATCTCCGGTGATGCGCCACGCATGGTTGAGCTTGCGCGCAATGAAAAAGACCTCAGCTTGAAACACGACATCGTTTCCCAGCTTGCCCTGATGAAAGACAAGGCGGCAACGGATTACATGATGGAACTTCTGAAGTAA
- a CDS encoding RNA polymerase sigma factor → MERDESAAIQRVLRGDRDSYCLLVERHYPVAYRMAFRITGNAEDAEEATQDAFLRAYRKLESFRQDSNFSTWVNRIAMNSALNLVERRRRDISHGARQLDEPAAPGTLPLQVADSHAGPERQLLDAESARLRQKAMEALTPMERTAFTMRHMEDLSIAEIAEALRVPTNSAKQAVFRAVSKLRASLASLAGGMR, encoded by the coding sequence ATGGAACGGGACGAGTCAGCAGCCATCCAGCGTGTGCTTCGCGGTGATCGCGATAGCTATTGCCTGCTCGTGGAGCGGCATTATCCCGTTGCGTATCGCATGGCTTTTCGCATTACTGGCAATGCCGAGGACGCGGAAGAAGCCACGCAAGACGCATTCCTTCGCGCCTACCGCAAGCTGGAAAGCTTTCGGCAAGACAGTAACTTCTCAACCTGGGTAAACCGCATCGCAATGAATTCTGCACTCAATCTCGTGGAACGCCGGAGGCGGGACATCAGCCACGGAGCGCGTCAACTGGACGAACCTGCTGCACCAGGAACGCTTCCGCTACAGGTTGCCGACAGCCACGCAGGACCAGAGCGGCAGCTTCTGGATGCGGAGTCGGCGCGGTTGCGACAGAAAGCGATGGAAGCACTCACACCTATGGAGCGCACTGCATTCACCATGCGGCATATGGAAGATCTCTCGATTGCCGAGATTGCCGAGGCGTTGCGTGTTCCAACCAACTCCGCGAAGCAGGCGGTCTTTCGCGCAGTCAGCAAATTGCGCGCGTCGTTAGCTTCGCTTGCAGGAGGGATGCGATGA
- a CDS encoding RidA family protein: MSDSGVTKQGDPESRLAKLNIQLPGAPTPFGSYVEALQTGNLLFLSGMLPVIDHRPACVGIVGKQLDTKAGKAAARIAALSALAATQNHLGTLNRISRVVRLGIFMVAAQDFVDHPKVADGASDLFRDVFGEESMAVRTVIGVASLPLGVPVELEATFELKE; this comes from the coding sequence ATGTCAGATTCGGGCGTTACAAAGCAAGGCGATCCTGAGAGCCGTCTCGCAAAGCTCAACATCCAGCTTCCGGGTGCTCCGACCCCATTTGGTTCCTATGTTGAAGCTCTGCAGACCGGTAATCTTCTGTTTCTGAGCGGGATGCTCCCTGTGATTGATCACAGGCCAGCGTGCGTTGGAATAGTCGGGAAACAGCTTGATACAAAAGCAGGAAAGGCAGCAGCCCGAATAGCGGCTTTGAGTGCTCTTGCGGCAACCCAGAATCACCTGGGAACACTCAATCGAATATCGCGGGTTGTCCGACTCGGGATTTTTATGGTGGCAGCGCAGGACTTTGTCGATCATCCTAAAGTCGCCGACGGCGCCTCTGATCTATTTCGTGATGTCTTTGGAGAAGAGAGTATGGCCGTTCGCACGGTTATCGGAGTCGCAAGTCTTCCACTTGGCGTCCCGGTTGAGTTGGAAGCAACCTTCGAACTCAAAGAGTAG
- a CDS encoding alpha/beta fold hydrolase, whose translation MSLLHWTRLISAFVAILFATAPALTPQGKDVAMHKPILYRTVNVDGLNIFYRETGPKDAPTLLLLHGLPSSSRMFQPLFQRLADNYHLIAPDYPGFGHSDWPDPKQFDYTFDRIAQVMDRFTQTLGLTHYSLYMQDYGGPVGFRMILAHPERVDSLIVQDAVSHNEGLGVNWVTRRAFWADRSGQEEAMRKNLLSLAATKTRHVGDDPNVELYDPDLWTDEYAFLNSPGQAQIQSDLFYDYRTNVDAYPKWQAWMQKNQPCLLVIWGKHDLSFDPGEPERYRKDVPNAEVHVLDAGHFALDTKADEIAQIIRQFLSTHARQK comes from the coding sequence ATGTCGCTATTGCACTGGACGCGTTTGATTTCAGCATTCGTCGCGATCTTGTTTGCGACCGCGCCAGCGTTAACACCGCAAGGAAAGGATGTCGCTATGCACAAGCCGATACTCTATCGCACAGTGAATGTGGACGGATTGAACATCTTCTATAGAGAGACCGGACCGAAGGACGCTCCGACGCTTCTGCTGCTGCATGGGCTGCCGTCATCCTCCCGTATGTTCCAACCTCTATTCCAACGACTGGCCGATAACTACCATCTGATCGCGCCCGACTATCCCGGCTTCGGCCATAGCGATTGGCCCGATCCAAAGCAGTTTGACTATACATTTGATCGCATTGCTCAGGTCATGGATCGTTTTACTCAAACGCTTGGGCTGACTCATTACTCGCTTTATATGCAGGATTACGGCGGTCCGGTGGGTTTCCGCATGATTTTGGCGCACCCAGAACGGGTTGATTCGCTCATCGTTCAAGACGCAGTGAGTCATAACGAAGGCTTGGGTGTTAACTGGGTAACCCGTCGTGCGTTCTGGGCTGATCGTTCCGGACAAGAAGAGGCGATGCGAAAGAATCTGCTTTCGTTGGCGGCGACGAAGACACGCCACGTTGGAGACGATCCGAACGTGGAGCTTTACGATCCAGATCTCTGGACGGATGAATATGCATTCTTGAATAGTCCTGGCCAGGCACAGATTCAAAGTGACTTGTTCTACGATTACCGCACCAACGTTGACGCATACCCCAAGTGGCAAGCCTGGATGCAGAAGAATCAACCCTGTCTTCTTGTGATCTGGGGAAAGCATGACTTGTCATTCGATCCCGGTGAGCCGGAGCGCTATCGCAAAGACGTACCGAATGCAGAGGTTCACGTCCTTGATGCAGGTCACTTCGCACTGGATACGAAGGCGGACGAAATTGCACAGATAATACGACAGTTCTTGTCAACTCACGCCCGACAGAAATAA
- the mug gene encoding G/U mismatch-specific DNA glycosylase has protein sequence MSNSASAELVLEDILAPNLRVVFCGINPGLTSATRGHHFVNRSNRFWKTIYLAGFTNELITSENDRSVLKYGIGLTTAVARPTKRADELARHEFAGIATTLSAKLERYSPRCVAFLGKPAYSTIVRRTLVHWGRQELQFAGCETWVLPNPSGLNRSFRLDELVRAYTELRVALDQNQIAKC, from the coding sequence TTGTCCAACTCCGCCAGCGCCGAATTAGTTCTTGAAGACATTCTGGCGCCCAATTTGCGAGTGGTATTTTGCGGAATCAATCCTGGTCTTACGTCAGCTACGCGCGGCCATCACTTTGTGAATCGTAGCAATCGATTTTGGAAGACGATCTATCTTGCCGGTTTCACCAACGAATTGATTACGTCAGAGAACGATCGGTCCGTCCTGAAATACGGAATAGGCCTGACAACTGCAGTGGCAAGGCCGACGAAGCGCGCGGATGAACTTGCTCGACATGAGTTTGCGGGGATTGCGACAACATTGTCGGCGAAGCTTGAGCGCTATTCTCCACGGTGTGTTGCATTCCTAGGGAAGCCTGCTTATTCAACGATTGTGAGGCGTACGTTGGTCCACTGGGGAAGGCAGGAGTTGCAATTTGCTGGATGCGAAACGTGGGTGCTTCCGAATCCCAGTGGTCTAAACCGATCCTTCCGACTTGACGAGCTCGTTCGCGCTTACACAGAGCTTCGCGTTGCACTTGACCAAAATCAAATTGCGAAATGTTAG
- a CDS encoding DUF488 domain-containing protein encodes MEHLNIQIKRVYAQPALDDGKRILVDRLWPRGMTKAKAKVDFWLKDVAPSQSLRKWFDHDPLKWNEFKKRYLEELASRLDALTYLKEESVHGTVTLLYGAKDEEHNEAVVLLQLLQKNRTP; translated from the coding sequence ATGGAGCATTTAAACATCCAGATAAAACGGGTATATGCCCAACCCGCATTGGATGACGGTAAGCGAATACTCGTGGATAGACTATGGCCGAGAGGGATGACAAAAGCAAAAGCCAAGGTCGATTTCTGGCTGAAGGATGTCGCGCCAAGCCAGAGCCTTCGTAAGTGGTTTGATCACGATCCGCTGAAATGGAATGAGTTCAAAAAGAGATACCTGGAAGAGCTCGCAAGTCGGCTTGATGCTCTTACTTATCTTAAAGAAGAGTCAGTGCACGGCACGGTTACTTTGCTGTACGGCGCGAAAGACGAAGAGCACAACGAGGCCGTGGTCTTGCTACAACTTCTCCAGAAAAACAGAACACCTTGA